GATACACGTTGGTGTTGAGCGCCCGAATAACGTCGTGCCACTGCTCCATTGGAAGCTGTTTGGTGTACCAAACCGATGTAGGTGCAATGCATACATAAGGCTGATGTGTGAAAGGGGCTATGGCCTCGTAGTCTGCTGCCGACGGATACAGGCGTGGTGGTTTCGCGTCAGCTTGTACTGCCGATGATAACAATCGATAGTTCCGCTCAACTTCATGTTCCGGCGTTGCTGTTGAGTACAAAATTGAATGGGTGTAGAATCGGGATGCAATGGTAGTTCGAAATCCAGCCTTGATGCGGGCGCCCGATGCAAGAGTAAACCAGGCAGTTGTTCCATATCGCTGCAGGTTGATAACAACGTCGAACCCGATTGAACGAACGTACCGAAGGTTCGAAAGTAGCGAGATGTACTTATGACGTTTGTCCCAGACGTAAATGTGCCGAATAAATGGATGATCTGCAAAAAGCTGTTCATTGCCCTTGCGAACCATGATGTGGACCTCGAACCCGGCAGAGTGGAGTGACTCCACCGTTGCACTGGCGAGCACCACGTCACCAATAAACGCCGTTTGAATCACCAGCGCTCTCATGGATGGTCCGCCGGATGCGATTGCGGTTCCAGGTGCGAAATAACGTCCACCTGTTCTAAACCAATTGCTTTTCGTACAATGTGCTCAGCCTCTGTTGCCAGCTTATGTGCCTGCCATATTGGTGTGGTATCCGGAAACAGAAGATGAAAGTCTGCGCTTGCCTGATTGCCAAAACTGCGCAATCGGAACTCGTGAAAGGTAATGTTGTGTTGCCGGACGAATTCCGAAAGTGCCTGCCGTGCCTGCTGCTCAATGACGGGATCGGCACTGTCCATTAACCCGGTAACCGACATGCTGACAAGCTTTATGCCTTCGCGCATGATGTTCCCGCCAAAGACGATTGCCAGCAGGGGGTCAAGAATGTACCATCCAGTTACGGATGCCAGAAACAGCCCCAAGACCGCACCGGCACTCGTCCAGGCATCAGTTAACACGTGCTTACCATTTGCTTCAACAACAAGTGAATGGTTTTTCTTGCCGGTATGCACAAGAAAAAAGCCTAAAAGTGCGTTCACCATGCCTGCCCCTGCTGTTATCGCAATCCCGACGTCGAGCTTCTCAAGCTGAATGCCGGTAAACATACGCTGCACAGAAGTAAAAATAATGACGATGCCGGCAATGCAAATTAGGCCACCCTCAACCGCTGCACTGATCAGACCCATTTTCTGATGACCGTAGTGGTGGTCAGAATCCGGCGGACGCAGCGTCATCCTAAGCGCATACCACGCAAACCAGACGGCAACAATGTGAACCACGCTCTCGGCAGCATCGGAGAAGATTACACTTGATCCGGTAAGCATCCATGCTATCCACTTTGCCACCAACATGACAACGCCAACGGCAAGTGATATGTTCATTGCATGTTTCAGCATAACGCAAACTACAACCAAGACATTTTTACCTGCGCTGCAGAGACGTGCACAGCCTTGCTGTGCAACAGGATGTTGTTATAGGTAATACCGGACACCCAGACCTGCGTCAAGCGCTAAACCAAACCCAGAGAGCAGTCCAAGATTAGGCGCTACTTCCACGTAGTACTCAAAATGAGATCTGCGAGGAATAACGTTTATACCGGCTACAAAACGCACAGCAATGCCGGTTTTACTTTGTTCACGCTTATACCAGGCAGTTGAATCATCACCGGCGATATACCAGTCATGACCACTTCCAAGTCCCACACCAACACCACCACCAATGTAGGTTGTTGTGACTCTTGATCGGAAGGTGTTTATCTGTTGCAGGTAATCAACTTGTACTCGTGGCCAACCAAAGTACGAGGTTCCAAGGCTGGCAGCAATCGATTCTTCGCGATTAAGCCAATACTTTGCAGTAAGTCCAAGCGGGTCGCCAAGAACGATTCCAATTCCAAAGCTCTTTCTGCGAGGTCCCTGCGCCATTACTGTGGTTGCGGTA
This is a stretch of genomic DNA from Ignavibacteria bacterium. It encodes these proteins:
- a CDS encoding glycosyltransferase family 9 protein, whose amino-acid sequence is MRALVIQTAFIGDVVLASATVESLHSAGFEVHIMVRKGNEQLFADHPFIRHIYVWDKRHKYISLLSNLRYVRSIGFDVVINLQRYGTTAWFTLASGARIKAGFRTTIASRFYTHSILYSTATPEHEVERNYRLLSSAVQADAKPPRLYPSAADYEAIAPFTHQPYVCIAPTSVWYTKQLPMEQWHDVIRALNTNVYLLGSDADSPVCNQLAAMAGSLTTNLAGKLSLLESAALISRASCTIANDSAVTHIASAMDAPIVTIFCSTIPEFGFGPLSSVAAIVQTTQTLSCRPCGIHGLAQCPEKHFLCARSIGTSQILSAVNSISTLRGM
- a CDS encoding cation transporter, encoding MLKHAMNISLAVGVVMLVAKWIAWMLTGSSVIFSDAAESVVHIVAVWFAWYALRMTLRPPDSDHHYGHQKMGLISAAVEGGLICIAGIVIIFTSVQRMFTGIQLEKLDVGIAITAGAGMVNALLGFFLVHTGKKNHSLVVEANGKHVLTDAWTSAGAVLGLFLASVTGWYILDPLLAIVFGGNIMREGIKLVSMSVTGLMDSADPVIEQQARQALSEFVRQHNITFHEFRLRSFGNQASADFHLLFPDTTPIWQAHKLATEAEHIVRKAIGLEQVDVISHLEPQSHPADHP